The sequence GGAGCGCGATTTGCGTGAATTTGGCTAACAATTCAATTTTTGCCATTACCCTTTATTCTCCATGCGTTTTGATTTTGGTGCGATTTTAAAAATCTTTGGGTATTTTAGCATGCCAATGATTAAAAAAGGGCAGTTATGAATGGTTTTTGCGCTAGACTACAAGCCATAATAATTGAATGAAAGAATAACAATGAAAATAGCAGTATTACTCAGTGGGGGGGTGGATAGCTCTTATAGCGCTTATAACCTAAAAGAGCAAGGGCATGAATTAGTGGGGATTTATTTAAAACTCCATGCGAGTGAAAAAAAGCACGATCTATACATTAAAAACGCTCAAAAAGCGTGCGAGTTTTTAGGCATTCCTTTAGAAGTTTTGGATTTTCAAAAGGATTTTAAAAGCGTGGTTTATGACGCATTCATTTCAGCGTATGAAGAAGGGCAAACCCCTAACCCATGTGCTTTGTGTAACCCTTTAATGAAGTTTGGGCTAGCTTTAGATCACGCTTTAAAATTAGGGTGTGAAAAAATCGCTACTGGGCATTATGCGAGAATTGAAGAGAATGATAAGGTGAGCTACATAAGAGAAGCTTTGGATAAAACTAAAGATCAAAGCTATTTTTTATACGCTTTAGAGCATGAAGTCATCGCTAAATTGGTGTTTCCTTTAGGGGATTTATTAAAAAAGGATATTAAGCCTTTAGCCTTGAATGCAATGCCTTTTTTAGGCACTCTAGAGACTTATAAGGAATCTCAAGAAATTTGTTTTGTGGAAAAAAGCTACATTGACACTTTAAAAAAACATGTTGAAGTGGAAAAAGAGGGCGTGGTGAAAAATTTACAAGGCAAAATTATTGGCACGCATAAGGGCTATATGCAATACACGATCGGCAAACGAAAAGGCTTTAACATTAAGGGGGCGTTAGAACCGCATTTTGTGGTGAGGATTGACGCTAAAAAGAACGAGCTAGTCGTGGGTAAAAAAGAAGATCTAGCCACGCATTTTCTCAAAGCTAAAAACAAATCTTTGATGAAAGATTTTAAAAGTGGCGAATATTTCATCAAGGCTCGTTATAGGAGCATGCCCACTAAAGCGTTCGTGAGCTTGAAAGATGAAATGATTGAAGTGGAGCTTAAAGAGCCTTTTTATGGCGTGGCTAAAGGGCAAGCCTTGGTGGTCTATAAAGATGACATTGTGCTTGGTGGGGGCGTGATTGT comes from Helicobacter acinonychis and encodes:
- the mnmA gene encoding tRNA 2-thiouridine(34) synthase MnmA, producing the protein MKIAVLLSGGVDSSYSAYNLKEQGHELVGIYLKLHASEKKHDLYIKNAQKACEFLGIPLEVLDFQKDFKSVVYDAFISAYEEGQTPNPCALCNPLMKFGLALDHALKLGCEKIATGHYARIEENDKVSYIREALDKTKDQSYFLYALEHEVIAKLVFPLGDLLKKDIKPLALNAMPFLGTLETYKESQEICFVEKSYIDTLKKHVEVEKEGVVKNLQGKIIGTHKGYMQYTIGKRKGFNIKGALEPHFVVRIDAKKNELVVGKKEDLATHFLKAKNKSLMKDFKSGEYFIKARYRSMPTKAFVSLKDEMIEVELKEPFYGVAKGQALVVYKDDIVLGGGVIV